A genomic region of Trifolium pratense cultivar HEN17-A07 linkage group LG3, ARS_RC_1.1, whole genome shotgun sequence contains the following coding sequences:
- the LOC123912854 gene encoding ribosome biogenesis protein NOP53: MGKKSKSSRKGKKEWRTNISTEEIEDFFEKSTKDALSGGSVQALESHSLFFEDKSKDLAVKKKIEKHREKVLRVDSVLEKNQFVKPVPSSTLKKRLKNRKVVPKSLVANQDSNKDASELESDVFDMWGDKDEENKKVKKMSKPAHIPAVEVDPPGCSFNPTHESHQDTLATAVAEEMIKVYKNELGPEPVPLTVPGELISEEDMYFLDVDDGSEDDEGDNDNDGENGDAASEKKPVKTKKVTRVELNKRVRRREQLRKEAEAKKLKILSKEIDSIPKIFQEIKHEDKEKKRRHLRRQVAKQEKLKACPPRLGKHKFQPAPVQVLLSEEINGSIRKLKGCCTLLKDRYKSIEKRGLIVPKPRRNR, encoded by the exons ATGGGGAAAAAATCGAAGAGTTCAAGGAAGGGTAAGAAAGAATGGAGAACTAACATAAGCACTGAAGAAATTGAAGATTTCTTTGAGAAATCAACAAAAGATGCTCTTTCTGGTGGTTCTGTTCAAGCACTTGAAAGTCATTCTCTCTTTTTTGAGGACAAATCCAAAG ATCTTGCTGTAAAGAAGAAGATTGAAAAGCATAGAGAAAAAGTGCTTCGGGTTGATAGCGTGTTAGAAAAAAACCAGTTTGTTAAGCCAGTGCCATCTTCTACTCTAAAGAAACGTTTGAAAAACCGGAAAGTGGTGCCTAAAAGTTTAGTTGCCAATCAAGATAGTAATAAG GATGCTTCAGAGTTAGAATCTGACGTGTTTGATATGTGGGGTGATAAAG ATGAGGAAAACAAGAAGGTGAAAAAG ATGTCAAAGCCTGCTCATATTCCAGCAGTTGAGGTTGATCCTCCAGGATGCTCATTTAATCCTACACATGAAAGTCATCAG GATACATTAGCTACTGCTGTTGCGGAAGAAATGATTAAAGTCTACAAAAATGAATTGGGCCCTGAACCGGTGCCTTTAACTGTTCCTGGAGAACTCATTTCCGAAGAAGAT ATGTATTTTCTTGATGTGGATGATGGGAGTGAGGATGATGAAGGTGATAATGACAATGATGGGGAAAATGGAGATGCTGCGTCAGAGAAAAA GCcggttaaaacaaaaaaagtgaCTAGAGTTGAGTTGAATAAGAGAGTTCGGCGCAGAGAACAATTGAGAAAAGAAGCTGAAGCAAAGAAGCTGAAGATTTTGTCGAAAGAAATTGATAG CATCCCAAAAATCTTTCAGGAAATTAAGCATGAAGATAAGGAAAAAAAGAGAAGACATCTGAGGCGACAAGTTGCTAAACAAGAGAAGTTAAAAGCATGTCCACCCCGCTTAGGAAAGCACAA GTTTCAGCCTGCTCCCGTTCAAGTTCTATTAAGCGAAGAGATAAATGGATCGATCCGAAAGCTTAAG GGTTGTTGCACCCTTCTAAAGGACCGGTATAAAAGCATAGAGAAGAGAGGGTTGATTGTTCCAAAACCCAGGAGAAACAG GTAG
- the LOC123912851 gene encoding probable amino acid permease 7 has protein sequence MDVKNSLQITKASGAYDDDGHAKRTGNLKSAVAHIITAVIGSGVLSLAWSTAQLGWIGGPVALLCCAIVTYISSFLLSDCYRNPDSVTGKRNYSYMDAVRVNLGNKRTYVAGFLQFLTLYGTGTAYVITTATCLGAIMKSNCYHKKGHQYPCSYSGNLYMMLFGLVQIVMSFIPDLHNMAWVSVVAAIMSFTYSFIGLGLGISTVIKNGRIMGSVTGVQTASVADKIWLIFQALGDVAFSYPYSILLLEIQDTLESPPPENQTMKKASMIAIFITTFFYLCCGCFGYAAFGDATPGNLLTGFGFYEPFWLIDLANVCIIIHLVGGYQIYSQPIYSTADRWFSKKYPNSGFVNDFHKVKLPLLPAFQINLFRFCFRTSYVISTTGLAILFPYFNQVLGVLGAINFWPLAIYFPVEMYFVQKKVGAWTRKWIVLRIFSFACFLVTMVGFIGSFEGIISEKISGKG, from the exons ATGGATGTGAAAAACTCTCTTCAAATAACAAAAGCTTCTGGTGCTTATGATGATGATGGACATGCCAAAAGAACAG GAAATTTAAAGAGTGCTGTGGCTCATATCATAACGGCGGTTATCGGCTCCGGTGTTTTGTCATTGGCATGGAGTACTGCTCAATTAGGATGGATTGGAGGGCCAGTTGCCTTACTTTGTTGTGCAATAGTTACTTATATTTCTTCATTCCTGTTATCTGATTGTTATAGAAATCCTGATTCTGTAACTGGGAAAAGAAACTACTCTTACATGGATGCTGTTAGAGTTAATCTTG GTAATAAAAGGACTTATGTGGCTGGTTTCCTTCAGTTTTTGACCTTGTATGGAACTGGTACTGCTTATGTAATTACTACAGCAACCTGTTTGGG GGCTATTATGAAATCAAATTGTTATCACAAGAAAGGGCACCAATATCCTTGTAGTTATAGTGGTAATTTGTATATGATGTTGTTTGGACTTGTTCAGATTGTAATGTCATTCATACCAGATCTCCATAACATGGCATGGGTTTCTGTTGTTGCTGCAATAATGTCCTTTACGTATTCATTCATTGGACTAGGACTTGGCATATCAACGGTCATAA AAAATGGAAGAATTATGGGAAGTGTGACAGGAGTACAAACTGCTAGTGTTGCTGATAAAATCTGGTTAATCTTCCAAGCACTTGGTGATGTTGCATTTTCATATCCATACTCGATTCTCCTTCTTGAGATACAAGACACTCTAGAGTCACCTCCACCAGAGAATCAAACAATGAAAAAGGCTTCCATGATTGCAATTTTCATTACAACATTCTTCTACCTATGTTGTGGATGCTTTGGATATGCAGCTTTTGGAGATGCTACACCAGGAAATCTCTTGACAGGGTTTGGATTTTACGAGCCTTTTTGGCTTATTGACCTCGCGAATGTTTGCATTATCATTCATTTGGTTGGAGGATATCAG ATATACAGTCAACCAATATATAGTACAGCTGATAGATGGTTCTCAAAAAAATACCCTAACAGTGGCTTTGTGAATGATTTTCACAAAGTGAAACTTCCACTTTTACCAGCTTTTCAAATCAATCTTTTCAGGTTCTGTTTTAGAACAAGCTATGTGATTTCAACAACAGGACTTGCAATTTTATTTCCTTACTTCAACCAAGTCTTAGGAGTATTAGGAGCCATAAATTTCTGGCCATTGGCTATATATTTTCCAGTGGAAATGTACTTTGTACAGAAGAAAGTTGGAGCATGGACTAGAAAATGGATTGTTCTAAGGATATTTAGCTTTGCTTGTTTTCTTGTCACAATGGTGGGATTTATTGGATCATTTGAAGGTATCATAAGTGAGAAAATTAGTGGAAAAGGTTAA
- the LOC123912853 gene encoding probable amino acid permease 7, with protein MDVKNSLQLTTTSGAYDDDGRPKRTGNLQSAVAHIITAVIGSGVLSLAWSIAQLGWIGGPIALLCCAIATYVSSCLLADCYRNPDSITGKRNYSFMDAVRVNLGEKRTYAVGFLQILSLYVTSTAYVITAATSMRAIMRSNCYHEEGHHAPCKYGGNVYMMLFGLVQVVMSFIPDLHSMVWVSVVATIMSFAYSSIGLGLGLATIIKNGRFMGSMTGVQTANVTDKIWLIFQALGDISFSYPYSMLFLEIQDTLESPPAENKTMKKASMISIFITTFFYLCCGGFGYAAFGDGTPGNLLTGFGFYEPFWLIDFANVCIIIHLVGGYQIYSQPIYSTIDRWCSRKFPKSTFVNDFHKVKLPLLPAFKINLFRFCCRTSYVISTTGLAILFPYFNQVLGVLGGINFWPLAIYFPVEMYFVQKKIEAWSTQWIVLRLFSFVCFLVTMMGFIGSFEGIIRAKLS; from the exons ATGGACGTGAAAAACTCTCTCCAATTAACGACTACTTCCGGTGCCTATGATGATGATGGACGTCCGAAAAGAACCG GAAATTTACAGAGTGCCGTGGCTCATATCATAACCGCGGTTATAGGTTCCGGTGTTTTGTCTTTGGCGTGGAGTATTGCTCAATTAGGATGGATTGGAGGGCCAATTGCCTTGCTTTGTTGTGCAATAGCTACATATGTTTCTTCATGTCTTTTGGCTGATTGTTACAGAAATCCTGACTCTATAACTGGGAAAAGAAACTACTCTTTTATGGATGCTGTTAGAGTAAATCTTG GTGAGAAAAGGACATATGCAGTTGGTTTCCTTCAAATTTTGAGCTTGTATGTGACTAGTACTGCCTATGTAATTACAGCGGCAACAAGTATGAG GGCTATTATGAGATCGAATTGTTATCACGAGGAAGGGCATCATGCACCTTGTAAATATGGTGGTAATGTGTATATGATGTTGTTTGGACTAGTTCAGGTTGTAATGTCATTTATACCAGATCTCCATAGCATGGTATGGGTTTCTGTTGTTGCTACAATAATGTCCTTTGCATACTCGTCAATTGGACTTGGACTTGGCTTAGCGACAATCATAA AAAACGGACGATTTATGGGAAGTATGACAGGAGTACAGACTGCAAATGTTACCGACAAAATCTGGTTAATCTTCCAGGCACTTGGTGACATTAGCTTTTCCTATCCATACTCAATGCTTTTTCTTGAGATACAG GACACTCTAGAGTCTCCTCCAGCAGAGAATAAAACGATGAAAAAGGCCTCCATGATTTCAATCTTCATTACAACATTCTTCTACCTATGTTGCGGAGGCTTTGGATATGCAGCTTTTGGAGATGGTACACCAGGAAATCTCTTGACAGGGTTTGGGTTTTACGAGCCTTTCTGGCTTATCGACTTTGCCAATGTTTGCATTATCATTCATTTGGTTGGAGGATATCAg ATATACAGTCAACCAATATATAGTACTATTGATAGATGGTGTTCAAGAAAATTCCCTAAGAGTACCTTTGTGAATGATTTTCACAAAGTGAAACTTCCTCTATTACCTGCTTTTAAGATAAATCTATTCAGGTTCTGTTGTAGAACAAGCTATGTGATTTCAACCACTGGACTTGCAATTTTATTTCCTTACTTCAACCAAGTTCTAGGAGTATTAGGAGGCATAAATTTCTGGCCATTGGCTATATATTTTCCAGTGGAAATGTACTTTGTACAGAAGAAGATTGAAGCTTGGAGTACACAATGGATTGTTCTCAGATTATTTAGCTTTGTTTGCTTTCTTGTCACAATGATGGGATTTATTGGGTCATTTGAAGGAATCATACGTGCTAAACTTAGCTAG
- the LOC123912856 gene encoding probable amino acid permease 7, whose amino-acid sequence MDVKNSLQLTTTSGAYDDDGRPKRTGNLKSAVAHIITAVIGSGVLSLAWSVAQLGWIGGPIALLCCAIATYVSSCLLADCYRNPDSVTGKRNYSFMDAVRVNLGEKRTYAVGFLQIVSLYVTCIAYVITTATSMRAIMRSNCYHEEGHNAPCKYGGNVYMMLFGLVQVVMSFIPDLHSMVWVSVVATIMSFAYSSIGLGLGLATVIKNGRFMGSMTGVQTATVADKIWLIFQALGDISFSYPYSMLFLEIQDTLESPPAENKTMKKASMMSILITTFFYLCCGGFGYAAFGDATPGNLLTGFGFYEPFWLIDFANVCIIIHLVGGYQIYSQPIYSTIDRWCSKRFPKSGFVNDFHKVKLPLLPAFKINLFRFCCRTSYVISTTGLAILFPYFNQILGVLGGINFWPLAIYFPVEMYFVQKKIEAWSTQWIVLRLFSFACFLVTVMGFIGSFEGIIRAKLS is encoded by the exons ATGGATGTCAAAAACTCTCTCCAATTAACGACTACTTCCGGTGCCTATGATGATGATGGACGTCCGAAAAGAACTG GAAATTTAAAGAGTGCTGTGGCTCATATCATAACCGCGGTTATAGGTTCTGGTGTTTTGTCTTTGGCATGGAGTGTTGCTCAATTAGGATGGATTGGAGGGCCGATTGCCTTGCTTTGTTGTGCAATAGCTACATATGTTTCTTCATGTCTTTTGGCTGATTGTTACAGAAATCCTGATTCTGTAACTGGGAAAAGAAACTACTCTTTTATGGATGCTGTTAGAGTAAATCTTG GTGAGAAAAGGACATATGCGGTTGGTTTTCTTCAAATTGTGAGCTTGTATGTGACTTGTATTGCCTATGTAATTACCACAGCAACAAGTATGAG GGCTATTATGAGATCAAACTGTTATCACGAGGAAGGGCACAATGCTCCGTGTAAATATGGTGGTAATGTGTATATGATGTTGTTTGGACTAGTTCAGGTTGTAATGTCATTTATACCAGATCTACATAGCATGGTATGGGTTTCTGTTGTTGCTACAATAATGTCCTTTGCATACTCGTCAATCGGACTTGGACTTGGGTTAGCCACAGTCATAA AAAATGGAAGATTTATGGGAAGTATGACTGGAGTACAGACTGCAACTGTTGCTGACAAAATCTGGTTAATCTTCCAGGCACTTGGTGACATTAGTTTTTCCTATCCATACTCAATGCTTTTTCTTGAGATACAG GACACTCTAGAGTCTCCTCCAGCAGAGAATAAAACGATGAAAAAGGCCTCCATGATGTCAATCTTGATTACAACATTCTTCTACCTATGTTGCGGAGGCTTTGGATATGCAGCTTTTGGAGATGCTACACCAGGAAATCTCTTGACAGGGTTTGGGTTTTACGAGCCTTTCTGGCTTATCGACTTTGCCAATGTTTGCATTATCATTCATTTGGTTGGAGGATACCAg ATATACAGTCAACCAATATATAGTACTATTGATAGATGGTGTTCAAAAAGATTCCCCAAGAGTGGCTTTGTGAATGATTTTCACAAAGTGAAACTTCCTCTATTACCTGCTTTTAAGATCAATCTATTCAGGTTTTGTTGTAGAACAAGCTATGTGATTTCAACAACAGGACTTGCAATTTTATTTCCTTACTTCAACCAAATCTTAGGAGTATTAGGAGGCATAAATTTTTGGCCATTGGCGATATATTTTCCAGTTGAGATGTACTTTGTACAGAAGAAGATTGAAGCTTGGAGTACACAATGGATTGTTCTCAGATTATTTAGCTTTGCTTGCTTTCTTGTCACAGTGATGGGATTTATTGGGTCATTTGAAGGAATCATACGTGCTAAACTTAGCTAA